CACGATTTATTGTGGAGACGGGTTATGTCAGAAGACAGAGTAAAACTGGAGAGAACCTTATCGTTACGGGCCGTTGTGCTGTTCGGCCTCGCGTATATGACGCCGCTGATCGTCCTCGGTACCTTCGGCGTGGTGGCCAGTACGACCAACGGTTCGGTACCCACCGCCTACATCATCACCACCATCGCCATGCTGTTCACGGCCTATAGCTACGGCATCATGTCCCGTGCCTTCCCGGTTTCGGGCTCGGCCTACACCTACGTGCGCAAGACGATCGATTCGAAGGTCGGCTTCATGGTCGGTTGGGGCGTGCTGCTGGATTACTTCTTCCTGCCCATGGTGATCTGGCTGATCGGCGCGGCCTACCTCAACGCGCGCTTCCCGGAGGTGCCAAGCTGGGCCTTCCTGCTGGGCTTTATCGGCATCACCACGATCCTTAATGTCTATGGCATCAAGTTGGCGGCCAAGGTCAACTCGCTGCTGATGGTGTTCCAGGTGCTGGTCATCGTATTCTTCGTGGTCTTGTCCCTGCGCCATGTGTTCGCCGACGGCGGTACCGATGCCCTGTTCAGCCTGACGCCGTTCTTCAATGCCGAATCCAGTTTCACCACCATCGCGGCTGGCGCGGCCGTTGCCGCCTATTCATTCCTCGGTTTTGATGCCGTGACCACACTCACCGAAGAGACCATCAATCCCCGCCGCAATATTCCGCGGGCGATCATCCTGACCGCCCTGATCGGCGGCGGCATCTATGTGCTGGTCGGCTATACCACACAGCTCGTGCATCCGGGCGCGACCTTCAACGATGCGGACTCCGCCGCCTTCGAGATTGCGACGATGATCGGCGCGGACCTGTTTGGCGCGATCTTCCTCGCCGGCATGGTCCTGGCGCAGTTCACCTCCGGTATTGCGGCGCAGGCCAGTGCATCGAGACTGCTGTTCGCCATGGGCCGTGATGCCGTCCTGCCCCGCCGGCTGTTCGGCTCGCTGCATCCCCGCTACCACACACCGGTCTTCAGCATCGTCCTTACCGGCGTGATTGGTATAGTGGCGCTCTTCCTCGATGTGTTGTCCGCTGCATCGTTCATCAACTTCGGCGCGTTTATCGCCTTCACCATGGTCAATGTGTCGGTGATCGTCATGTACTTCAGGAACGCGCAGACACGGGCCGACTACAGTGCACTGAAAGCCGTGGTCGTGCCGGCCATCGGTGCGGCGGTGAATCTCTGGCTCATGACCAAGCTAGATATCCATGCCGTCGTGCTGGGCCTCATCTGGCTGGCCATCGGCCTGGCCCACCTCGCCTACCTGACCCGTTTCTTCACACGCCAGCCGCCGGAGGTGGATTTCAGTGAAGACGACACCGACACCAACACCCGCGCGGCCGAGCCGGTCTAACGATTGACGAGGAATACCATGTCCAGATTTCTGCCCCTTTTGCTGGTCCAGGCCCCCGCCCGACAGCCTGGAGACGCCGCCGCGTTGGATGGATTCGAGCACGAGATCGCCACCTATCTGAGCGATTTCGGCCCGGATTTCAGCCAGGCCCGGATGGTGGTCTACCCGGAGCTGCACCTGTGCAGCGCCGAAGGCACGCCGGAAGAACGGACCGCCCAGCTTGAGGCCGCAGCGGAACCCATGTCGGGTCCGCGCATCCAGCGATTGGGGTACATCGCCAGGAAACTGGGCATCTGGCTGCTACCGGGCACCGTGTGCGAACGCGGAGAGGATGGCCATCTCTACAACACCGCCCCGGTGTTCTCGCCGGAAGGTGAGTTAGTGGCCGCTTACCGCAAGTGCTTCCCCTGGCGCCCATTCGAGCCATACCGCCCGGGCAGCGAGTTTGTGGTCTTCGACGTACCCGGCGTGGCGCGGGTGGGCCTGGCGGTCTGCTACGACATCTGGTTCCCGGAAGTATCCCGCCAGCTCGCCTGGATGGGTGCCGAGGTGATCATCAACCAGGCTGCCACCACCACCTGCGACCGGACGCAGGAGCAGGTGCTGGTGCGGGCGACCTCGATCTTCAACCAGGTCTATGTCGTCAGCGCCAATATGGCGGAGCCAGCCGGGATGGGGCAAAGCCTCATCGTCGATCCTGAAGGCCACGTGCGCACTGCCATGCCCGGCGCGACGGCTGGCATTCTCACCGATGTACTGAATCTCTCAGAGGTCGAGCGGGTGCGTACTTTCGGCACCGCCGGGTTGAACCGCATGTGGTCGCAGTTCCGGGCGGACGATCCGGTGCTGGAGCTGCCGATGTATGAGGGACGGTTGGATCCGAAGAAGATGAGCTAGTGTGTTCGGGTCTTGGCTGCTGGGTGACTGCTCGCGCCGGACAAAAGCCAAGACCTGATTTGCTCCCACACCTTCCTGGAATTCCCACACCGCTTAATAGACACGTTTCCCCAATTCGAAGCTACGGTGCCCGCATCGGCAGTTATCGCTCGATCAGCGCGCCCGCCTCATCAAGACTCTTTGGCAAACAGCTTCTGGAACAGACGCTCAGACTCCTGGAGACCTTCGTCGGTAAACAGTACCGACTTGGCCTTACCGACGGGATTATGAATAAAACCTTTATCATGAAGCCGACCCATGGCATCCCAGTCGAACGATTTCCAGGCCCGGGCATCGTCATGCAACGTCAGGTACAACAAAGCCAGCACGGCTTCGTCGATCTTGTTCTCGTCGATTTCCACCAGTGTCACCTCACAGGATCAGGTATGAATGTTCACAGCGTGGTTTTTCCGTCGCTGCGCCACCGCTAGGGTAACGCACCCACAGCTGTTGCAAAGTCCCAGACCGGGCGCCCAACCCAGTTTGCTCGGACCAAAGTAAGAACGCCGCCACCACCTTCCAGAGCATAATGTTTCCGTAAGCTTTGCCCGCATAGGATGGCGGTTCCTCATTTGCCATGCTGGAGATAGACCGTGGCCAGAAGAATGTCCAACCTTGTTGCCGCTGACGCCAAGCTGCGTCCAAACCCGGCGTTCTCGCCTGTCCTACGCGCCCTGGTGGTCGTCACTACCCTGGGGCTATCCGCCTGCGATTCAGAGGCGAAAACACAGGACGATGCAACCGGAGGCCCAGCCGATACACCCGAGGACATCGGAACCGTTCCGGTAAAGGACAGTCGCTGGCTCCCGGCACCTGGTACAACCTGGGCCTGGCAGCTCCAGAACTACGACAACCTGGACATCAACCAGGACGTAACCGCCTTCGATATCGATCTGTTCGAAGGCAGTGAGGGTGGTTCCGATAGTCTGATCCGGCAACTAAAAGACAACGGCAAGAAAGTCATCTGCTATTTTAGTGCGGGGACCCTAGAGGATTGGCGGCCTGACGCAGAGCAGTTTGCCGAGGGTTCCGTCATCGCCGACGGCGACATGCAGCAGTGGCCCGGTGAAACCTGGCTGGATATCAGCAACGCCCGCGCATTGGAGCAGACGATCAAGCCCATTATGGCCGCCCGACTCGATCGGGCGCGTGACGCCGGTTGCGACGCCGTTGAACCCGATAACGTCGATGCCTACCTGAATGACGATGAAACCCGTGGGCTGATTAGCGCCGCCGACCAACTGGCCTACAACACATGGCTAGCCGGTGCCGCCCATGACCGCGGATTGAGCGTTGGGCTCAAGAACGATCTCGACCAATTGGATGCACTGGCGGAACACTTCGACTTCGCCGTGAACGAACAATGCTACGCCTACGGCAACGAGTGCGTACTCTATGAAGATACCTTCCTGGCCGCCGGCAAAGCCGTGTTCAACCAGGAGTACTATGAAGAGGGTTCGGAGGGCGAGCTCACCCGCACCGAGTTCCTGAATAACGCCTGCCCCTACTTCCTGAATGCGGGCATCTCGGGGC
The window above is part of the Marinobacter nanhaiticus D15-8W genome. Proteins encoded here:
- a CDS encoding DUF6429 family protein, whose product is MEIDENKIDEAVLALLYLTLHDDARAWKSFDWDAMGRLHDKGFIHNPVGKAKSVLFTDEGLQESERLFQKLFAKES
- a CDS encoding endo alpha-1,4 polygalactosaminidase; protein product: MARRMSNLVAADAKLRPNPAFSPVLRALVVVTTLGLSACDSEAKTQDDATGGPADTPEDIGTVPVKDSRWLPAPGTTWAWQLQNYDNLDINQDVTAFDIDLFEGSEGGSDSLIRQLKDNGKKVICYFSAGTLEDWRPDAEQFAEGSVIADGDMQQWPGETWLDISNARALEQTIKPIMAARLDRARDAGCDAVEPDNVDAYLNDDETRGLISAADQLAYNTWLAGAAHDRGLSVGLKNDLDQLDALAEHFDFAVNEQCYAYGNECVLYEDTFLAAGKAVFNQEYYEEGSEGELTRTEFLNNACPYFLNAGISGLWSRGYDLDGTSALACSN
- a CDS encoding APC family permease, translating into MSEDRVKLERTLSLRAVVLFGLAYMTPLIVLGTFGVVASTTNGSVPTAYIITTIAMLFTAYSYGIMSRAFPVSGSAYTYVRKTIDSKVGFMVGWGVLLDYFFLPMVIWLIGAAYLNARFPEVPSWAFLLGFIGITTILNVYGIKLAAKVNSLLMVFQVLVIVFFVVLSLRHVFADGGTDALFSLTPFFNAESSFTTIAAGAAVAAYSFLGFDAVTTLTEETINPRRNIPRAIILTALIGGGIYVLVGYTTQLVHPGATFNDADSAAFEIATMIGADLFGAIFLAGMVLAQFTSGIAAQASASRLLFAMGRDAVLPRRLFGSLHPRYHTPVFSIVLTGVIGIVALFLDVLSAASFINFGAFIAFTMVNVSVIVMYFRNAQTRADYSALKAVVVPAIGAAVNLWLMTKLDIHAVVLGLIWLAIGLAHLAYLTRFFTRQPPEVDFSEDDTDTNTRAAEPV
- a CDS encoding carbon-nitrogen hydrolase family protein, which gives rise to MSRFLPLLLVQAPARQPGDAAALDGFEHEIATYLSDFGPDFSQARMVVYPELHLCSAEGTPEERTAQLEAAAEPMSGPRIQRLGYIARKLGIWLLPGTVCERGEDGHLYNTAPVFSPEGELVAAYRKCFPWRPFEPYRPGSEFVVFDVPGVARVGLAVCYDIWFPEVSRQLAWMGAEVIINQAATTTCDRTQEQVLVRATSIFNQVYVVSANMAEPAGMGQSLIVDPEGHVRTAMPGATAGILTDVLNLSEVERVRTFGTAGLNRMWSQFRADDPVLELPMYEGRLDPKKMS